The following are encoded in a window of Staphylococcus piscifermentans genomic DNA:
- a CDS encoding YfbR-like 5'-deoxynucleotidase, with protein sequence MGVHQYFKRLSDLEKLIRLPGKFKYFEHNVAAHSFKVTKIAQYLGTVEEAHGNEINWKNLYEKALNHDFAEVFTGDIKTPVKYASRDLKVLFSQVEEEMVDNFIREEFPPEYQDVYRERLQEGKDDSLEGQILAVADKIDLLYETFGEIQKRNPDDLFFEIYEMSLETIMQFDHLVSVQDFIDNVIPEMLTENFIPRSELRELTMSILNKRDG encoded by the coding sequence ATGGGTGTACATCAATATTTTAAAAGACTATCAGATCTAGAAAAGCTAATACGCTTGCCTGGAAAATTTAAATATTTTGAACATAATGTAGCTGCGCATTCTTTCAAAGTTACTAAGATTGCTCAATACTTAGGTACAGTAGAAGAAGCGCACGGTAACGAAATCAACTGGAAAAATTTATATGAAAAGGCTTTGAATCATGACTTTGCAGAAGTCTTTACAGGAGACATCAAGACACCTGTAAAATATGCAAGTCGCGATTTGAAAGTGTTGTTCTCACAAGTCGAAGAGGAAATGGTTGATAACTTTATCAGAGAAGAGTTTCCTCCTGAATATCAAGATGTTTATAGAGAAAGGCTGCAAGAAGGTAAGGATGACTCTTTAGAAGGACAAATATTGGCAGTAGCTGATAAAATCGATTTGCTTTATGAAACATTTGGTGAAATACAAAAGAGAAATCCAGATGATTTGTTCTTCGAAATTTATGAGATGTCTTTAGAAACAATTATGCAGTTTGATCATTTAGTATCGGTACAAGACTTTATCGATAATGTAATTCCGGAAATGTTGACAGAAAACTTCATTCCACGATCGGAATTGCGAGAATTAACAATGTCGATTTTAAATAAAAGAGATGGGTGA
- the hprK gene encoding HPr(Ser) kinase/phosphatase — protein MLTARALVNKFKLQLVAGEEGLDRPIHNTDISRPGLEMAGYFSHYASDRIQLLGTTELSFYNLLPDKERHGRLRKLCRPDTPAIIVTRDIEPPEELITAAKELGTPLLTSKDPTTSLMSRLTTYLEHELAKTTSLHGVLVDVYGVGVLITGDSGIGKSETALELVKRGHRLVADDNVEIREITKDELIGKPPKLIEHLLEIRGLGIINVMTLFGAGSILTEKKIGLNINLENWDKDKLYDRVGLNEETLRILETEITKKTIPVRPGRNVAVIIEVAAMNYRLNIMGINTAEEFNERLNAEILRKNEHKEENE, from the coding sequence ATGTTAACTGCAAGAGCGTTAGTTAATAAATTCAAGTTGCAACTCGTTGCAGGTGAAGAGGGATTGGATCGTCCAATACATAATACAGATATTTCTCGACCAGGGTTAGAAATGGCAGGTTATTTTTCTCATTATGCATCAGATCGTATTCAATTATTAGGCACTACTGAGCTTTCTTTTTACAATCTGCTTCCTGATAAAGAACGTCACGGCAGATTACGTAAATTATGTCGTCCAGATACACCAGCAATTATTGTGACGCGTGATATTGAACCCCCTGAAGAATTAATTACTGCAGCAAAAGAACTAGGTACACCATTACTTACTTCTAAAGACCCTACAACTAGCTTAATGAGCCGGCTGACAACCTATCTAGAACATGAACTGGCTAAAACGACATCATTGCACGGCGTCCTTGTCGATGTTTACGGTGTAGGCGTGCTTATTACAGGGGATTCAGGTATCGGTAAAAGCGAAACCGCTTTAGAACTTGTTAAACGCGGTCATCGTCTAGTAGCAGATGATAATGTGGAAATACGTGAAATTACAAAAGATGAACTCATTGGTAAGCCACCGAAACTCATTGAACATTTATTAGAAATTCGCGGGTTAGGTATTATTAATGTGATGACCTTATTCGGTGCAGGTTCTATTTTAACTGAGAAAAAAATCGGCTTGAATATCAACTTAGAAAATTGGGATAAAGATAAATTATATGATCGTGTCGGTTTAAATGAAGAGACGTTGCGTATTCTAGAAACTGAAATCACGAAAAAAACAATTCCTGTACGTCCAGGCAGAAACGTGGCTGTTATTATTGAAGTTGCAGCAATGAATTACCGCTTGAATATTATGGGAATTAATACAGCCGAAGAGTTTAATGAACGATTAAATGCTGAAATTCTACGTAAAAATGAACATAAAGAGGAGAACGAGTGA
- a CDS encoding COG3942 and LysM peptidoglycan-binding domain-containing protein — translation MKKALLLSAASVTVFTGLNSVANAEQTHVVKEDAKLSDVAALFATTTNEIKNLNKLNQEDVKKDTELVLPDTDVVEVKAGDSLNSIAKAHKISIEKLKELNPGLTNLILPGDILAVSDKGAAHLQALYTGKAVKEVEKQSYNEEQKHTEQPTHSGYRTVEHKDAAPTTYYSNDSSEYTAPAQSGYSYYSAPATNSDYTSYNTNTTSYSAPAATQASYSNYSGANYYTAGQCTYYVFDRAGGKAGSLWGNANNWASAAAASGRTVNNTPAAGAIMQSSAGAYGHVAYVEGVNGDGSVRVSEMNYGYGPGVVTSRTLSAGQAASYNFIH, via the coding sequence ATGAAGAAAGCTTTATTACTCTCAGCGGCATCGGTGACAGTTTTTACAGGATTAAATAGCGTTGCGAATGCAGAACAAACTCATGTAGTTAAAGAAGACGCTAAACTAAGTGATGTTGCAGCTTTGTTTGCTACTACTACGAACGAAATTAAAAATTTAAATAAATTAAATCAAGAAGACGTTAAAAAGGACACTGAATTAGTTTTACCGGACACAGATGTTGTTGAGGTGAAGGCAGGAGATTCTTTAAATTCAATCGCTAAAGCGCATAAAATTTCAATTGAAAAATTGAAAGAACTTAACCCGGGACTTACTAACTTAATTTTACCTGGTGACATTTTAGCGGTTTCAGATAAAGGCGCAGCACATTTACAAGCGTTATATACAGGCAAAGCGGTTAAAGAAGTTGAAAAACAATCTTACAATGAAGAACAGAAGCATACAGAACAACCGACACATTCAGGTTACAGAACAGTAGAACATAAAGATGCAGCACCGACAACTTACTATTCTAATGACAGCAGCGAATATACAGCGCCTGCTCAATCTGGTTATTCGTACTATAGTGCTCCTGCAACAAACTCAGATTATACTTCATATAACACAAACACAACATCTTATAGTGCACCAGCAGCAACACAAGCATCATATTCAAATTATTCAGGTGCTAACTACTATACTGCAGGTCAATGTACTTATTATGTATTTGATCGTGCAGGCGGTAAAGCTGGCTCATTATGGGGTAATGCGAATAACTGGGCAAGCGCAGCAGCTGCTTCAGGACGTACTGTAAATAACACGCCAGCAGCGGGTGCAATTATGCAATCTTCAGCAGGTGCATATGGCCATGTAGCATACGTAGAAGGCGTAAACGGTGATGGTTCAGTTCGTGTTTCTGAAATGAACTATGGTTATGGACCAGGTGTCGTTACTTCACGTACACTTTCAGCTGGACAAGCAGCTTCATATAACTTTATTCATTAA
- the uvrA gene encoding excinuclease ABC subunit UvrA, whose protein sequence is MKEPSIVVKGARAHNLKNVDVELPKNKLIVMTGLSGSGKSSLAFDTIYAEGQRRYVESLSAYARQFLGQMDKPDVDTIEGLSPAISIDQKTTSKNPRSTVATVTEIYDYIRLLYARVGKAYCPEHGIEIESQTVQQMVDRTLELEERTKIQLMAPVVNHRKGSHEKLLQDISKKGYVRVRVDGEILDINDVPELDKNKNHTIEVVVDRLVVKDGIEGRLADSIETALELADGNLTVDIIDGDELKFSENHACPICGFSIGELEPRMFSFNSPFGACPDCDGLGQKLTADVDLIVPDPNKSLAEGAIVPWEPKSSDFYPTLLKRVCEVYKINMDKPFKKLTDRQKNIILHGSKDKEIKFTFESRNGQKRTRTMPFEGVIPNIERRFHESPSEYVREVMRKYMTELPCETCHGKRLSKEALSVYVAGLNIGEVVEYSIKEALDFFENIDLSEQDRKIADLILKEIISRLYFLNNVGLDYLTLNRSSGTLSGGEAQRIRLATQIGSRLSGVLYVLDEPSIGLHQRDNDRLIETLKEMRDLGNTLIVVEHDDDTMREADYLVDVGPGAGEHGGEIVASGTPKQVMRNKKSLTGQYLSGKKRIEVPEYRRPATERRLKVRGANSNNLKDVNVDFPLSTMTVVTGVSGSGKSSLVNEVLYKTLAQKINKSKVRPGKVDEIEGIDQLDKVIDIDQSPIGRTPRSNPATYTGVFDDIRDVFAQTNEAKIRGYQKGRFSFNVKGGRCEACKGDGIIKIEMHFLPDVYVPCEVCGGKRYNRETLEVTYKGKNIADVLDMTAEEATHFFENIPKIKRKLQTLVDVGLGYVKLGQPATTLSGGEAQRVKLASELHKRSTGRSIYILDEPTTGLHVDDISRLLKVLNRIVENGDTVVIIEHNLDVIKTADYIIDLGPEGGDGGGTIVATGTPEEIAESPDSYTGKYLKKVLERDKAETTK, encoded by the coding sequence ATGAAAGAACCATCCATAGTTGTAAAAGGTGCCAGAGCGCACAACTTAAAAAATGTAGATGTAGAATTACCGAAGAATAAATTAATTGTGATGACAGGCTTATCAGGTTCTGGTAAGTCTTCCTTAGCGTTCGATACAATCTATGCTGAAGGGCAGCGTCGTTATGTCGAATCGCTAAGTGCATATGCACGTCAATTCTTGGGACAAATGGATAAACCAGATGTGGACACAATTGAAGGATTGTCGCCAGCAATTTCAATTGATCAAAAAACTACCAGTAAAAATCCACGTTCAACAGTAGCAACTGTAACAGAAATATATGATTACATTCGTTTGTTGTATGCAAGAGTAGGAAAAGCATATTGTCCTGAACATGGAATTGAAATAGAATCACAAACAGTTCAACAAATGGTGGACCGTACATTAGAATTAGAAGAACGAACTAAAATTCAATTAATGGCACCAGTTGTTAATCATCGTAAAGGTTCACACGAAAAGCTATTACAAGATATCAGTAAAAAAGGTTACGTGCGTGTACGTGTTGACGGAGAAATATTAGATATTAACGATGTACCGGAGTTAGACAAGAATAAAAACCATACGATAGAAGTAGTTGTCGATCGCTTAGTAGTTAAAGATGGAATTGAGGGCAGACTAGCTGACTCAATTGAAACAGCTTTAGAACTAGCAGATGGCAACTTAACGGTTGATATTATTGATGGAGACGAATTGAAATTCTCTGAAAATCATGCCTGTCCAATTTGCGGATTCAGTATCGGTGAATTAGAACCGCGCATGTTTAGTTTCAACAGTCCATTCGGTGCATGTCCTGATTGTGATGGATTGGGTCAAAAATTAACAGCAGACGTTGATTTAATTGTGCCTGATCCGAATAAATCATTAGCAGAAGGCGCTATTGTACCTTGGGAACCTAAGAGTTCAGATTTTTATCCAACACTTTTAAAACGTGTATGCGAAGTGTATAAAATTAATATGGATAAACCTTTCAAAAAGTTGACTGATCGTCAAAAGAATATTATTTTGCATGGTTCGAAAGATAAAGAAATTAAATTTACTTTTGAATCACGAAATGGACAAAAACGCACGCGTACTATGCCATTTGAAGGCGTTATTCCGAATATTGAAAGACGCTTTCATGAATCACCTTCTGAATATGTTCGTGAAGTGATGCGTAAATATATGACTGAACTTCCTTGTGAAACGTGTCATGGAAAACGTTTGAGCAAAGAAGCATTATCTGTTTATGTAGCAGGTTTGAATATCGGAGAAGTAGTGGAGTATTCAATTAAAGAGGCGTTAGATTTCTTTGAAAACATTGATTTATCAGAGCAAGACCGAAAAATTGCAGACTTAATTTTGAAAGAAATCATTTCCAGACTGTATTTCTTAAATAATGTCGGCTTGGATTATTTAACATTGAATCGTTCATCTGGTACACTTTCTGGCGGTGAAGCACAACGAATTCGCTTAGCTACTCAAATCGGTTCCAGATTGTCAGGCGTACTCTATGTGTTGGATGAGCCGTCTATCGGCCTGCATCAACGTGATAATGACCGTTTAATTGAAACGTTGAAAGAAATGCGTGATTTAGGTAATACACTCATTGTCGTTGAACATGATGATGATACGATGAGAGAAGCGGATTACTTAGTAGATGTAGGACCAGGTGCCGGAGAACATGGCGGCGAAATTGTAGCCAGCGGTACTCCTAAACAAGTGATGCGCAATAAGAAATCCTTAACCGGTCAATATTTGAGCGGCAAGAAACGTATTGAAGTGCCAGAATACAGACGTCCAGCTACAGAGCGCAGATTGAAAGTCAGAGGCGCTAACAGTAATAACTTGAAAGACGTCAATGTTGATTTTCCACTCTCTACAATGACTGTCGTTACAGGGGTGTCTGGTTCTGGAAAAAGTTCTTTAGTAAATGAAGTGCTATATAAAACACTTGCGCAAAAGATTAACAAATCTAAAGTAAGACCTGGTAAAGTAGATGAAATTGAAGGTATCGATCAATTGGATAAAGTGATCGATATCGACCAATCTCCAATCGGTAGAACACCACGTTCAAATCCAGCTACTTACACAGGCGTTTTCGATGATATTCGCGATGTTTTTGCACAAACGAATGAAGCGAAGATTCGTGGTTACCAAAAAGGACGATTTAGTTTTAATGTCAAAGGCGGCCGTTGCGAAGCTTGTAAAGGTGACGGTATTATTAAAATAGAAATGCACTTCTTGCCTGATGTCTATGTACCTTGTGAAGTGTGCGGAGGGAAACGTTACAACCGCGAAACTTTAGAAGTCACATACAAAGGTAAAAATATTGCAGATGTATTAGATATGACTGCAGAAGAAGCTACTCACTTCTTTGAAAATATCCCTAAAATCAAACGTAAATTGCAAACTTTAGTAGATGTTGGTTTGGGCTATGTTAAATTAGGACAGCCAGCCACGACTTTATCTGGCGGTGAAGCACAACGTGTCAAACTTGCATCTGAACTGCATAAACGTTCTACTGGACGTTCTATTTATATATTAGATGAGCCGACAACGGGTTTGCATGTTGATGATATCAGCCGTTTATTGAAAGTGTTGAATCGTATTGTAGAAAACGGTGACACTGTAGTTATTATTGAACATAACTTAGACGTCATTAAGACAGCGGACTATATCATTGATTTAGGACCTGAAGGCGGTGATGGCGGTGGTACAATAGTTGCAACCGGAACGCCAGAAGAAATTGCAGAGTCACCAGATTCTTATACAGGCAAATATTTGAAAAAAGTTTTAGAACGCGATAAAGCTGAAACAACAAAATAA
- a CDS encoding CsbA family protein → MVLVWYLCASFFPCVLVVLFSVVTKNKWVGAIVTLTLIGGSIYKGFFHNEWIIFIDVVSLLAGFVIVDQLNLHKQHEDEDR, encoded by the coding sequence ATGGTTCTCGTTTGGTATCTTTGTGCTTCGTTTTTCCCTTGCGTTTTAGTTGTATTATTCAGTGTAGTTACTAAAAATAAATGGGTAGGTGCAATTGTAACATTGACGTTGATTGGCGGGTCAATTTATAAAGGTTTCTTCCATAATGAGTGGATTATTTTTATAGATGTTGTATCGTTGTTAGCGGGATTTGTCATTGTTGATCAATTGAATCTTCACAAACAGCACGAAGATGAAGATCGTTAA
- the uvrB gene encoding excinuclease ABC subunit UvrB yields MEHHPFKIVSGYEPQGDQPTAIKELTEGIKAGKRHQTLLGATGTGKTFTMSNVIKEVGKPTLVIAHNKTLAGQLYNEFKELFPENRVEYFVSFYDYYQPEAYVPSTDTFIEKDATINDEIDQLRHSATSSLFERDDVIIVASVSCIFGLGNPEEYSDLVVNIREGMEMDRSQFLRDLVDIQYTRNDIDFKRGTFRVRGDVVEVFPASREEICIRVEFFGDEIDRISEVNYLTGEVLRQREHFSIFPASHYVTRDEKLKLAIERIEKELEERLKELRSENKLLEAQRLEQRTNYDLEMMREMGFCSGIENYSVHLTLRPIGSTPYTLLDYFGDDWLVMIDESHVTLPQIRGMYNGDRARKQVLIDHGFRLPSAIDNRPLTFEEFEEKTKQLVYVSATPGPYELEHTDKMTEQIIRPTGLLDPKIEVRPTKNQIDDLLSEIQDRVEKNERVLITTLTKKMSEDLTTYLKEAGIKVNYLHSEIKTLERIEIIRDLRMGTYDAVVGINLLREGIDIPEVSLVVILDADKEGFLRSERSLVQTIGRAARNEHGEVIMYADKVTDSMQYAIDETERRRKIQNEYNEEHGITPQTIHKKIHDVISATVETDEENEKEQKVVPKKLTKKEREKTIANIEKEMKKAAKDLDFERATELRDMLFELKAEG; encoded by the coding sequence ATGGAACACCATCCATTTAAAATTGTCTCTGGTTATGAACCTCAAGGTGACCAGCCTACAGCGATTAAAGAGCTTACAGAGGGTATTAAAGCGGGCAAACGTCATCAAACATTGTTAGGTGCGACAGGGACAGGTAAAACTTTTACAATGAGCAATGTGATTAAAGAAGTAGGTAAACCGACACTTGTTATCGCACATAACAAGACACTTGCCGGTCAATTATACAATGAATTTAAAGAGCTATTTCCAGAAAATAGAGTAGAGTATTTCGTCAGCTTTTATGATTATTATCAACCAGAAGCTTATGTTCCTTCAACTGATACATTTATTGAAAAGGATGCAACAATCAATGACGAAATCGATCAATTACGACATTCCGCAACAAGTTCTCTATTTGAACGTGATGATGTAATTATTGTGGCTAGTGTCAGCTGTATTTTTGGATTAGGGAATCCGGAAGAATATAGTGACTTAGTAGTAAACATCAGAGAAGGCATGGAGATGGACCGCAGTCAGTTTTTAAGAGACTTAGTGGACATTCAATATACCAGAAATGATATTGATTTTAAACGTGGTACCTTCAGAGTTCGCGGAGATGTAGTTGAAGTCTTTCCAGCTTCACGTGAAGAAATATGTATTCGTGTGGAATTTTTCGGAGATGAAATTGATCGTATCAGCGAAGTGAATTACTTAACTGGAGAAGTCTTAAGACAACGGGAACACTTCTCAATTTTCCCGGCATCTCACTATGTAACACGTGATGAAAAGTTGAAATTGGCGATTGAAAGAATTGAAAAAGAATTAGAAGAACGTCTAAAAGAGTTACGTTCTGAAAATAAACTATTAGAAGCTCAAAGATTGGAACAAAGAACCAATTATGATTTGGAAATGATGAGAGAAATGGGCTTTTGTTCAGGAATTGAAAACTACTCTGTTCATTTAACTTTACGCCCAATCGGTTCCACACCTTACACGTTACTTGATTACTTCGGTGATGATTGGTTGGTAATGATTGATGAGTCTCATGTAACTTTACCGCAAATCAGAGGAATGTATAACGGAGACAGAGCACGTAAACAAGTGTTAATTGATCATGGTTTCCGTTTGCCGAGTGCAATTGATAATAGACCTTTAACTTTTGAAGAATTTGAAGAAAAAACCAAACAATTAGTTTATGTTTCAGCAACACCTGGACCTTATGAATTAGAACATACAGATAAAATGACTGAACAAATTATTCGACCTACTGGCTTGTTAGACCCTAAAATTGAAGTCAGACCTACTAAAAATCAAATTGATGATTTGTTAAGTGAAATTCAAGATAGAGTAGAGAAAAATGAACGTGTTTTAATTACTACTTTGACGAAAAAAATGAGTGAAGACTTAACGACTTATCTTAAAGAAGCGGGTATTAAAGTAAACTATCTGCATTCTGAAATTAAAACTTTAGAGCGTATCGAAATCATTCGAGACTTGCGTATGGGGACTTATGATGCAGTTGTAGGTATCAACTTGTTAAGAGAGGGTATCGATATACCAGAGGTTTCTCTTGTAGTAATTCTAGACGCTGATAAAGAAGGATTCTTACGTTCTGAACGTTCATTGGTACAAACGATCGGCCGTGCTGCGCGTAATGAACATGGCGAAGTAATTATGTATGCTGACAAAGTTACAGACTCTATGCAATATGCCATAGATGAAACAGAACGTCGTCGTAAGATTCAAAATGAATATAATGAAGAACACGGCATTACTCCGCAAACGATTCATAAGAAAATTCATGATGTTATCAGCGCAACAGTAGAGACAGATGAAGAAAATGAAAAAGAACAAAAAGTAGTTCCTAAAAAATTAACGAAAAAAGAACGAGAAAAAACAATTGCCAATATAGAAAAAGAAATGAAAAAAGCAGCGAAAGATTTAGACTTCGAAAGAGCAACGGAATTGAGAGATATGTTATTCGAATTAAAGGCAGAAGGGTGA
- the prfB gene encoding peptide chain release factor 2 (programmed frameshift) has translation MELSEIKRNLANYEEKLNQLRGSLDLEEKETNIQEYEEMMTDPNFWDDQQKAQEVIDKNNALKHVVNGYRELEAELEDMTATHELLAEEYDEDLKADLEEEAIGFKDKLDQFELQLLLNGPYDANNAILELHPGAGGTESQDWASMLLRMYQRYAEQQGFKVEVADYLPGDEAGVKSVTLVIKGHNAYGYLKAEKGVHRLVRISPFDSSGRRHTSFVSCDVIPEFSNNEIEIEINPDDITVDTFRASGAGGQHINKTESAIRITHHPTGIVVNNQNERSQIKNREAAMKMLKSKLYQLKLEEQEREMAEIRGEQKEIGWGSQIRSYVFHPYSMVKDHRTNEETGNVNAVMDGEIGPFIEAYLRTQMDNREA, from the exons ATGGAATTATCTGAAATTAAACGTAATCTTGCGAATTATGAAGAGAAATTAAATCAACTTAGGGGGTCTCTT GACTTAGAAGAAAAAGAGACGAATATCCAAGAATATGAAGAAATGATGACGGACCCGAATTTCTGGGACGATCAACAAAAAGCGCAGGAAGTTATCGATAAAAATAATGCATTGAAGCATGTGGTCAATGGTTATCGTGAATTAGAAGCGGAATTAGAAGATATGACTGCCACTCATGAATTGTTGGCAGAAGAATATGATGAAGATTTGAAAGCAGACTTAGAAGAGGAAGCAATCGGATTTAAAGATAAATTAGATCAATTTGAATTGCAATTATTATTGAATGGACCTTATGATGCGAATAATGCGATTTTAGAATTGCATCCAGGCGCGGGCGGTACGGAATCGCAAGACTGGGCGAGTATGTTGTTGCGTATGTATCAACGTTATGCAGAGCAACAAGGATTTAAAGTAGAAGTGGCAGATTATTTGCCGGGTGATGAAGCGGGCGTTAAGAGTGTAACGCTAGTCATTAAAGGACACAATGCTTATGGTTACTTGAAAGCAGAAAAAGGCGTACATCGTCTGGTACGTATTTCACCGTTTGATTCATCTGGACGTCGTCATACCTCATTTGTATCTTGTGATGTGATTCCTGAGTTCAGTAATAATGAGATTGAAATAGAAATTAATCCAGATGATATCACAGTGGATACTTTCAGAGCATCCGGAGCCGGCGGACAACATATTAACAAAACAGAATCTGCTATCCGTATTACGCACCATCCAACTGGAATTGTGGTCAATAACCAAAATGAACGTTCGCAAATTAAAAACCGTGAAGCGGCTATGAAAATGTTGAAATCTAAATTGTATCAATTGAAATTAGAAGAACAAGAACGTGAAATGGCTGAAATTCGAGGAGAGCAAAAAGAAATCGGATGGGGCAGTCAAATCCGTTCGTATGTCTTCCATCCATATTCTATGGTGAAAGATCATCGTACAAATGAAGAAACAGGTAATGTAAATGCTGTGATGGATGGAGAAATCGGACCATTTATTGAAGCTTACTTAAGAACACAAATGGATAATCGTGAAGCGTAA